The Deinococcus carri genome includes a region encoding these proteins:
- a CDS encoding NlpC/P60 family protein translates to MKAFRILLMAAALCSGGALAASYTVKSGDTLYKVALAHNLEPAELMRLNGLSSSTIEVGQKLNVGAAQAAPAPAAPAARPTAAARPVTRPAAPAQAARPVQAAAPASRSGGAFVRTAATRYLGIRYALGGTGGRGIDCSGFTMRVFQQMGINLPRTASGQWRMGRSVSSRDLQPGDLVFFNTTGRGVSHVGVYVGGGQMANANSYQGRTVIEPLFGNPYWASRYLGARRVLS, encoded by the coding sequence ATGAAAGCGTTCCGAATCCTTCTGATGGCGGCTGCCCTGTGCAGCGGTGGCGCTCTCGCCGCCTCCTACACGGTCAAGTCCGGTGACACCCTCTACAAGGTGGCGCTCGCGCACAACCTCGAGCCTGCCGAGCTGATGAGGCTCAACGGTCTGAGCAGCAGCACCATCGAGGTGGGCCAGAAGCTCAACGTGGGTGCGGCCCAGGCGGCCCCGGCTCCGGCGGCCCCAGCGGCCCGGCCTACTGCCGCCGCACGTCCCGTCACGCGCCCGGCCGCCCCGGCCCAGGCCGCGCGCCCGGTGCAGGCCGCCGCGCCTGCTTCCCGCAGCGGTGGTGCCTTCGTGCGAACCGCCGCGACCCGTTACCTGGGCATCCGGTACGCCCTGGGCGGCACGGGTGGCCGCGGGATCGACTGCTCGGGCTTCACGATGCGCGTGTTCCAGCAGATGGGCATCAACCTCCCGCGCACGGCGTCCGGGCAATGGCGCATGGGCCGCTCGGTCAGCAGCCGCGACCTGCAACCCGGCGACCTGGTGTTCTTCAACACGACCGGGCGCGGCGTCAGCCACGTGGGCGTGTACGTGGGCGGCGGCCAGATGGCGAACGCCAACAGCTACCAGGGCCGCACCGTCATCGAACCGCTGTTCGGCAACCCCTACTGGGCCAGCCGCTACCTGGGTGCCCGCCGCGTCCTGAGCTGA